The following is a genomic window from Spiribacter sp. 1M189.
CGGGCCGGCCTAATGGGCCATGACCCAGGCGCCGCTCATGGGATAGGTTTCGCGCACCTGCAGTGGTGCAGCGCCGTCGGGTTCCACATCCAGGCGCACCTCGATGCGCCGCGGATCCGTTGTCGAGAGGCTGATCCTGGCGAGCGTCGTCGGACTGGACTGAATCTGCGCTCGACTGCTGTCGCGGCTCCGGGTGGTACCGGCATCGCTCACGGATTCAATCACCAGCGCATAGCGGGCTGTCACCGGCCGCGGCGCGATGGCATGCGCGCTGATGGTGACCGTCTGACCCTGTTCGTCGAATTCCACCCAGGCGCGAATGGGCGGATCGTTGTCGGCGTCGGCCATGCCGGGCTGGATGCCCACCAGGGTGATCAGGCCGAGGGCGAGTGGAGCAAGGAGTGCGTGGCTTTGAGGCATGGAGAAGGGCATGGGAATGACTCCGCGGTAGGCGGGACCCGCCACCGGGTGGCGGGTCATCCGTTGGTCAGCGCCTTAACGGGCCGACTGATCGATCGAGGCGTAATGGCCCACCCCGTCCTGGGTCACCTGGGCCATGTTGCCGCGATCCCGCTGGGTCACTTCGGCGACATGGTAGGAGCCGCTCTGCAGGATATCGGTCATGTTGCCACGACCCCGCTGATTGACCCTGGCGACGCTCTCGAATGCGTCATCCTGGGCCACCGTCATCACGTTTTCCCGGCCGCGCTGACGGAGCTCGGCGTAGTTGCCACCCCAACCCGACTGCTCCAGCGTCATCTCGTTCATGCGGCCGCGCTGATCCACATCGGCCACGTTGCCCCAGTCCTCCTGGGTAATGGTGATGCTGCCTTCGCGACCACGCTGGGTGACATCCGAGGTGTTCGACCAGCCGTCCTGGTTGATCTCCACCATGCCGTCACGGCCACGCCGGTCGATCATGGCACTGTTGTTGCCACCGCCGGTCTGGTTGATGGTGGTCTCGTTACCGCGGCCCTCCTGCTCGATGGAGGCCTCCTGCTGATAGCCGCTCTGGGTGATCGTGGCGGTCAGCTCCCGGCCGTCCTGCTCGATGCTGGCGACATGGTCGACGCCGTCCTGGTTGATGGTGGCCATATTGGCGCCAAAGCCGCCGCCGTTACCCATGCCGCCGCCGCCATGGTCGCCGCCGCCGTGATCGTGATCATCCTGCGCCATGGCAGTGCCCATGGTCATGCCGAGCATGAGCGCCAGCGAGAGGGCAGAAACCGTTTTGGGCTTCCTGATCATGGTGTTCTCCTGTATTCCGAATCGCGAAAAAATGATTGCGTGATGCCCCTGGGGTTCTTCGGCAATTCCGTTTGCCGGAGAACCCGTCGGGGCAATTCCAGAGTAGGTTCAGGGGAGGGTGGTCGGAATACGGAATGCGACGGAAATGATGGCCGGGGAGTCAGGAACTCTGCGGTGATTCCTGGCGGGCCGTTTCCTGGTGCTCGAGAAACGCCTGGTTGTAGGTCTGGATCACGGGAGCATTCCAGTCATCGGCATTGGCGAGACGCCAGTGATCCTCGGAAAGTCCACGGACAATCAGATGGATCAATGCTGCGTTAATGGCGTCATGGGTGGCCAGATAACGGGGCTCGTTATAGGTGTAGCCCGCTTCGATCTCGAGCAGTCGCTGATTGCGCACGAAACGGAAAAGCCCGCCTTCGAGCTGATAGGAATAGATGGTCTTGGTCGTGGTGACGGCGGCCAGGACCTCGCCATTGCTCACGTTGACCGCGCGCAGGCTCACCGTCACCTGATCGATGACATAGGCCTCGCTGGCACCCAGGCCAAAGTAACGGGCCCCGAAACCGCCGGTGGTGGTGTTGCGGTCATAGCCGGTGACCCCCCCCTCGAACAGCACCCGCGCGTCCTGGAGCGTGGCGACGTTGGTATTGAGTTGACGGGCGACGCGACGCTCGGTGAGCAGATCCTGCAACCCCTCCCGCTCCAGCGGGCGGAACCAGCCCGAGCGTAATAACGCCTCGGTGAGTAGGCTGCCGCCGCCCTGGGTGACCGCGGTGGAAAGGTTGCTGCTGGGCGACTCGCGGTACTGCCCGGTGAGATCGCGGAAGCCGTAGACGGCCGCTGGAATGACCCCGGCCGGGTCCGGCAGTTCGAGCAGATCGCCATAGGTGGTCGATGCCGATGCCAGACCGGGGCGCTCCATGGTGGCCCAGTCGGGGGGGCGATCGCCATCAAGGGTGGTACAGCCCACGATGACGAACCCCATGGACAGAATCAGGCTGCGTTTGACGATCATAGCTGGTTGTTGATGTTGATTTCGGTGAATTCGCTGCTCCCCTCATCCCTTGCAAAGATCGACAGCTCGCCTTCGGTTTCGGTGAAGCGCAGTTCGAAGTCGCCGATGCTGAAGAGCCGTGTGCCGTCGAACGGGATCAGCTGGCCCTCGTCATCGAGCAGGCCGATGTTGCTGGTGCTCGCCCGCGAGACATCGCGCAGCAGTGCCTCCTGCAGGTCTTCCTCGAAGCGTTCGATGGAAGTGCGCGCGGGCCGCCGTGCCGCCTGCAGCGGCGCCCGGCTGGTATCCTGGGTGGTGGCGCGCTGAAAGCGCTGGCTCAGCATGCCGGGATCACCCGACTGGATGGGCTGATAGGTGAGGTCGGCCTGGGCCGTGGCGGCGAGGCCAATGCCTAGCAGGCAAAGGATGGGCATTCGTCCCTGCATGATGTCGCTCCTTGCGTGTCATTCGCCGGTCTGGTTGCGAAGTCTCGTCTGATAGTCGTCGATAATGCGGCTCACCTCCGCCACCGCCTGTTGGGCGGTTTCCTCGGGCGAGGGATTGCGCGGCCACACGCGGACTTGATAGATCGCCTGGCGCTGGTAGCGCACGATCACCTCGGTGCCCTCGCTCATCCAGGGCCGCTCTTCGATGGTGATCACGCCGTCGGCCACCACGGGCTGGCTGCGCCAGTGGCTGGCGAAGGCATCGCTGAAGCGGTCGCCCAGGGCGGTCACGGTGCGTTGCAGGACCATGTTGTCCAGGCCGTCGTTCTCCAGCGTGCCATCGGGCAGCGGCGGCGCTTCCAGCGGGCGCCCGTCGTCGATGGTGCCGTTCGCCTGATCCTCGGCCACGACATGCATGCCGGCGAGGGCGAGGACAATCAGCGCGATACCGGCCCATCCGCGATGGTGCCGGTGCCCGGTCATCGGCTGTCGACGAGCGGTAACGCCCGCTGTGCCCACATGGCGGCGGCGACGCGATTGGTGCAGCCGATCTTTCGATAGGCGTTGTAGAGATGCGTCTTGACGGTATGCGGGCTCACCGAGAGCTGGTCGGCAATGTGGTCATTGCTGAGGCCGAGCGCGAGGGCACGCAGCACGGCCATCTCCTTGCGGGTGAGCGTCTCGAGGTGATTCGCGATGCCGGCCCGGGTACGGCCGGTCTCGGGCTGGACCACGCTGCGGATCTTGGCGAGCAACTGGTCGACGGATTCGTTGTCGTGAAACGCCGCGACAACATCGCGTCGGCCCATGAAGTGCTGTAGATCGGCATTGGAGGGGACGTTCAGCAGGATCATCGGAGTCGTTGGCTTGCGCGAATCCGTTGTGGTGGCCCCATCGCCCAGCAGGTCGGCCACGGCGCGGTCGCTGCTGCGGATATCGAGAAGGATCAGGGCGGGGCGCTCGCACTGCATGAGGGCATTCAGCTGCGAGGGGGAGGCCAGGTAGGTGCGGCAGATGCCATAGTCGGAAAGATACTTGCCCATCAATCTATTCTGGATGGTTGAATCGCAGAGCAGCATGGCGGTGGGAAGGGGGGTGGCCGGCTCAGTTGATAACCCGAACCGGGCCGAATAATGGCCATCCGGCTTGGCCG
Proteins encoded in this region:
- a CDS encoding CsgG/HfaB family protein — encoded protein: MIVKRSLILSMGFVIVGCTTLDGDRPPDWATMERPGLASASTTYGDLLELPDPAGVIPAAVYGFRDLTGQYRESPSSNLSTAVTQGGGSLLTEALLRSGWFRPLEREGLQDLLTERRVARQLNTNVATLQDARVLFEGGVTGYDRNTTTGGFGARYFGLGASEAYVIDQVTVSLRAVNVSNGEVLAAVTTTKTIYSYQLEGGLFRFVRNQRLLEIEAGYTYNEPRYLATHDAINAALIHLIVRGLSEDHWRLANADDWNAPVIQTYNQAFLEHQETARQESPQSS
- a CDS encoding CsgE family curli-type amyloid fiber assembly protein, with the translated sequence MTGHRHHRGWAGIALIVLALAGMHVVAEDQANGTIDDGRPLEAPPLPDGTLENDGLDNMVLQRTVTALGDRFSDAFASHWRSQPVVADGVITIEERPWMSEGTEVIVRYQRQAIYQVRVWPRNPSPEETAQQAVAEVSRIIDDYQTRLRNQTGE
- a CDS encoding curli assembly protein CsgF, whose product is MQGRMPILCLLGIGLAATAQADLTYQPIQSGDPGMLSQRFQRATTQDTSRAPLQAARRPARTSIERFEEDLQEALLRDVSRASTSNIGLLDDEGQLIPFDGTRLFSIGDFELRFTETEGELSIFARDEGSSEFTEININNQL
- a CDS encoding helix-turn-helix transcriptional regulator, whose translation is MGKYLSDYGICRTYLASPSQLNALMQCERPALILLDIRSSDRAVADLLGDGATTTDSRKPTTPMILLNVPSNADLQHFMGRRDVVAAFHDNESVDQLLAKIRSVVQPETGRTRAGIANHLETLTRKEMAVLRALALGLSNDHIADQLSVSPHTVKTHLYNAYRKIGCTNRVAAAMWAQRALPLVDSR
- the csgH gene encoding curli-like amyloid fiber formation chaperone CsgH, with the translated sequence MTRHPVAGPAYRGVIPMPFSMPQSHALLAPLALGLITLVGIQPGMADADNDPPIRAWVEFDEQGQTVTISAHAIAPRPVTARYALVIESVSDAGTTRSRDSSRAQIQSSPTTLARISLSTTDPRRIEVRLDVEPDGAAPLQVRETYPMSGAWVMAH